In Phycodurus eques isolate BA_2022a chromosome 23, UOR_Pequ_1.1, whole genome shotgun sequence, a genomic segment contains:
- the mta2 gene encoding metastasis-associated protein MTA2, with protein MAANMYRVGDYVYFENSSSNPYLIRRIEELNKTANGNVEAKVVCLFRRRDISGNLNTLADSNAREFEEESKQPALAEQQKHQLKHRELFLSRQFESLPATHIRGKCNVTLLNETDVLAGYLEKEDCFFYSLVFDPVQKTLLADQGEIRVGSKYQAEVPDKLTEGELDSRIQEKLETKVWDPDNQLKDPQIDQFLVVARAVGTFARALDCSSSIRQPSLHMSAAAASRDITLFHAMDTLQKNNYDLAQAMATLVPQGGPVLCRDEMEEWSASEAMLFEEALEKYGKDFNDIRQDFLPWKSLASVVQFYYMWKTTDRYIQQKRLKAAEADSKLKQVYIPTYTKPNPNQIMVPGSKPGMNGAAGFQKGLNCESCHTAQSPQWYAWGPPNMQCRLCASCWIYWKKYGGLKTPTQLEGAARIGSESGPRSHMTRQEVQGLSPFTRNEGRAKLLAKNRQTFILQTTKLTRVARRVCQDILQPRRAARRPYASINANAVKAECMIRLPKATKTPLKSKLVPRPSLANIVKDLAISAPLKLKASRGPPTPINRNQASQPRVGPGLLGKRGFDGATGMPYSANGRSYTSGMRTTSQSVIKRQKVSQGEAPNPVVFVATKDTRALRKHLTQSEMRRAARKPHLPVRIKLPPPPPRPLAVPLLPSSTSEPIVLED; from the exons ATGGCTGCTAACATGTATCGAGTGGGAG ATTACGTGTACTTCGAGAACTCCTCCAGCAACCCGTACCTGATCCGCAGGATAGAAGAGCTCAACAAG ACAGCTAATGGGAACGTGGAGGCCAAGGTGGTGTGTCTCTTCAGGAGACGAGATATCTCGGGCAACCTCAACACTCTCGCCGACAGCAATGCAA GGGAATTCGAGGAGGAGTCCAAGCAGCCGGCGCTGGCAGAACAGCAGAAGCACCAACTCAAACACAGAGAACTCTTCCTCTCGCGACAGTTTGAATCGCTACCCGCCACTCATATCAG GGGCAAATGTAATGTCACCCTCCTCAATGAAACGGATGTCTTAGCAGGATACCTAGAGAAAGAG GACTGTTTCTTCTATTCGCTGGTGTTCGACCCGGTCCAAAAGACCCTGTTGGCCGACCAGGGAGAGATCCGAGTGGGCTCCAAGTACCAGGCAGAGGTCCCTGACAAGCTAACGGAGG GTGAATTGGACAGCCGGATCCAGGAGAAGCTGGAGACCAAGGTGTGGGACCCCGACAACCAACTCAAAGACCCCCAGATTGACCAGTTCCTGGTGGTGGCAAG AGCTGTCGGGACGTTCGCTCGAGCCCTGGACTGCAGCAGCTCCATTCGGCAGCCGAGCCTGCACATGAGCGCGGCGGCGGCCTCGCGAGACATCACGCTG TTCCATGCCATGGACACGCTGCAAAAGAACAATTACGACCTGGCCCAAGCCATGGCCACGCTGGTGCCCCAGGGGGGTCCCGTGCTCTGTCGCGACGAGATGGAGGAGTGGAGCGCCTCCGAGGCTATGTTGTTTGAAGAAGCGTTGGAGAAATACGGCAAAGACTTCAATGACATCCGTCAGGACTTT CTCCCTTGGAAGTCTTTAGCCAGTGTGGTCCAGTTCTACTACATGTGGAAAACTACAGACCGCTACATCCAGCAG AAACGACTAAAGGCAGCGGAGGCGGACAGTAAACTGAAGCAGGTCTACATCCCCACCTA CACCAAACCCAACCCCAACCAGATCATGGTGCCGGGCAGCAAGCCCGGCATGAACGGGGCTGCGGGCTTCCAGAAAGGACTCAACTGCGAGAGTTGTCACA CGGCCCAGTCGCCTCAGTGGTACGCCTGGGGGCCCCCCAACATGCAATGCCGACTGTGTGCCTCCTGCTGGATCTACTGGAAAAAGTACGGCGGCTTGAAGACCCCTACGCAGCTCGAGGGCGCCGCGAGAATTGGCTCT GAATCGGGGCCCCGCAGCCACATGACCCGCCAGGAGGTCCAAGGCCTGTCGCCGTTTACCCGCAACGAGGGCCGCGCCAAGCTACTGGCCAAGAACCGCCAGACGTTCATCCTGCAGACTACCAAGCTAACGCGCGTGGCCCGGCGGGTCTGCCAGGACATCCTGCAGCCTCGGCGGGCAGCGCGCCGGCCGTACGCCTCCATCAACGCCAACGCCGTCAAAGCTGAGT GTATGATCCGGTTGCCCAAAGCGACAAAAACTCCTCTAAAGAGCAAGTTGGTCCCCCGGCCGTCGCTGGCAAACATTGTGAAGGATTTAG CCATCTCGGCTCCTCTCAAGCTGAAGGCGTCCAGGGGACCCCCGACGCCCATCAACAGGAACCAGGCCAGCCAGCCTCGGGTGGGCCCGGGCCTGCTGGGAAAGAGGGGCTTCGACGGC GCCACAGGAATGCCCTACTCGGCCAACGGCAGGTCGTACACTTCGGGCATGAGGACCACCTCCCAGTCCGTCATCAAGCGTCAGAAGGTCAGCCAGGGAGAAGCACCTAACCCTGTTGTGTTCGTGGCCACCAAGGACACCAG gGCTCTGAGGAAACATCTGACTCAGTCCGAGATGCGCCGGGCCGCTCGGAAACCTCACCTTCCTGTCCGGATCAagctgccgccgccgccccctcGCCCGCTGGCCGTTCCCCTGCTCCCCTCCAGCACCAGCGAGCCCATCGTCCTCGAGGATTGA
- the cth1 gene encoding cysteine three histidine 1, giving the protein MIEASSDVLLPSYHDEKLVDNLLSSEETLKDGGDDDGGVSLVEALLPVLDPPLSHIPWLCSTRYKTELCVRYAATGSCHYAERCNFAHGLQDLHVPFRHPKYKTELCRSYHTEGYCYYGSRCLFVHGAAEQRPVPRRARRGVPCRSYSNFGICPYGARCNFLHAEEAASASESSEKTPMSPPGAWERKSRGAFCHTFSSFGFCLYGTRCRFRHVLPCTVKSAEPGSGPASPALESPSASPATSPQASDAFTFSSQHLSDMLLPLALHLRRMESNMIRDMWEQV; this is encoded by the exons ATGATTGag GCGAGCAGTGACGTACTCCTTCCCTCGTACCACGATGAGAAGCTGGTGGACAACCTGCTCTCCAGTGAAGAGACATTGAAGGATGGTGgcgatgatgatggtggtgttTCCCTGGTGGAGGCCCTCCTCCCCGTGTTGGATCCCCCCTTGTCCCACATCCCGTGGTTGTGCTCCACCCGCTACAAGACTGAGCTGTGCGTCCGCTACGCCGCTACGGGCTCCTGCCATTACGCCGAGCGCTGCAATTTCGCCCACGGCCTGCAGGACCTCCACGTGCCCTTCCGCCACCCCAAGTACAAGACGGAGTTGTGCCGCAGCTACCACACGGAGGGCTACTGCTACTACGGCAGCCGCTGCCTCTTCGTCCACGGCGCCGCCGAGCAGCGGCCCGTGCCGCGACGGGCCCGACGCGGCGTGCCCTGCCGCTCCTACAGTAACTTCGGCATCTGCCCGTACGGCGCGCGCTGTAACTTCCTGCACGCGGAGGAGGCGGCGAGCGCTTCGGAGTCGAGCGAAAAGACCCCCATGAGCCCCCCCGGGGCGTGGGAGCGGAAGTCCCGGGGAGCCTTCTGCCACACCTTCAGCTCTTTCGGCTTCTGCCTGTACGGCACACGATGCCGCTTCCGGCACGTCCTCCCCTGCACGGTGAAAAGCGCCGAGCCCGGCTCGGGCCCGGCGTCGCCCGCTCTGGAGTCCCCGTCGGCGTCGCCCGCCACCTCCCCGCAGGCCAGCGACGCCTTCACCTTCTCCAGCCAGCACCTCAGCGACATGCTCCTGCCCCTGGCCTTGCACCTACGGCGGATGGAGAGCAATATGATCCGTGACATGTGGGAACAAGTGTAA